The following coding sequences lie in one Montipora foliosa isolate CH-2021 chromosome 11, ASM3666993v2, whole genome shotgun sequence genomic window:
- the LOC137974893 gene encoding AH receptor-interacting protein-like yields the protein MATEERLITKNVLYAGEGDVPEFENGSKATFHFKTFKADEEKTQIDCSRDLGQPFELLIGKKFKLEVWEQLIKSMKEREVARFSCHKSLVGGYPIVSKSLRNLAKKRNGELTVEHDHQEHSCSLSAIKSTGYPDLDDLLINEQDLVFEMELLKFEKPGEFQKETWQMDSEEKLSLVPLLKDTGNKLYQEKKYKEAAEKYAEALGCLEQLCLREKPGDLPWLNLDRMKIPFLLNYAQCKLFLGDFYEVIEHTSTVLEKDKDNIKALFRRAKAHVKCWNPKEAREDFIRVMTLDPSLSKAVNKELVELERLTKEHDAQDRDSLKTLFK from the exons ATGGCGACCGAAGAACGTTTGATTACAAAGAACGTTCTGTATGCTGGCGAAGGGGATGTTCCTGAATTTGAAAATGGGTCGAAA GCCACGTTTCATTTTAAGACCTTCAAAGCTGATGAAGAGAAGACCCAGATCGATTGCAGCAGAGATCTTGGACAGCCTTTTGAACTGCTTATTGGAAAGAAGTTCAAACTAGAAGTCTGGGAGCAACTTATCAAATCCATGAAGGAAAGAGAAGTGGCTCGATTTTCTTGCCATAAATCG CTTGTAGGAGGTTATCCTATTGTTTCCAAAAGCTTGCGTAACCTTGCTAAAAAGAGGAATGGGGAGTTGACAGTGGAACATGATCATCAGGAACACTCTTGTAGTTTATCAGCCATAAAATCAACAGGATACCCAGACCTGGATGACTTGCTGATCAATGAACAAGATCTTGTGTTTGAAATGGAACTTTTAAAATTTGAGAAGCCTGGTGAATTTCAGAAGGAGACATGGCAAATGGATTCAGAAGAAAAATTATCTCTTGTTCCATTGCTTAAAGACACTGGGAACAAATTGTATCAGGAGAAAAAGTATAAAGAAGCTGCAGAGAAGTATGCGGAAGCACTGGGCTGCCTGGAGCAGCTGTGTTTACGTGAAAAACCTGGAGATTTGCCATGGCTTAACCTTGATAGAATGAAAATCCCCTTTTTATTGAATTATGCACAATGCAAGCTTTTCCTTGGAGATTTTTATGAAGTCATTGAACACACATCAACAGTCCTTGAAAAAGACAAAGATAACATCAAGGCACTATTTAGACGTGCTAAGGCTCATGTAAAATGCTGGAATCCAAAAGAAGCCAGGGAGGATTTCATCAGGGTGATGACTTTAGACCCTTCACTTTCAAAGGCTGTCAACAAGGAACTAGTTGAACTAGAGAGGCTTACCAAAGAGCATGATGCTCAGGACAGGGACAGtttaaaaacactttttaaGTGA
- the LOC137974894 gene encoding DNA polymerase delta subunit 4-like gives MTIQLFFALRRPVKMASSKLITESFPKTKKDRPIIQKLPKKKTQDLNDRDAELFKESSLKDQKQDLEKEFQLLKEFDLDSEYGPCIGITRLERWERAEEYGLYPPKEVKEIILQHPGDTTYTECVWYNTII, from the exons ATGACAATCCAGCTGTTTTTCGCGTTACGAAGACCAGTAAAAATGGCTTCCTCAAAGCTTATCACAGAGTCATTTCCAAAGACGAAAAAAGACAGACCGATCATCCAAAAATTACCGAAGAAAAAGACTCAGGATTTAAACGATAGAG ATGCTGAATTGTTCAAAGAATCTTCATTAAAAGATCAAAAGCAAGACCTTGAGAAAGAGTTTCAGCTGTTAAAAGAGTTTGACTTAGATTCTGAGTATGGTCCTTGCATTG GCATTACACGGCTAGAGAGATGGGAACGGGCTGAAGAATATGGACTTTACCCACCaaaggaagttaaagaaatcaTTTTACAACACCCCGGTGATACCACATACACTGAATG TGTATGGTACAACACCATTATTTAG